The genomic DNA GGCTGCCTGGCGCGGATCCTCTGCGGCGGGGACGTGCCCGGGCCGACCGTCGTCTCGCACGCGCACCTGCTGGACCTGGAGCGCGAAGGCTTCCTGAAGCTGTGCGGTGAGCGCAAGACGCTGGAGCGCATGCAGAGCCTGCTGAAGTCCGGCAAGCCGCTGCGCAATTAGAAAGGACCGCCATGAGAGAAGTCGTCGTCGCGCTGGCGCTGAGGACCCCCACCGGCAAGGCGGGCAAGGGCTCGTTCGCCCGGACGCGGCCCGACGATTTGGGCGCCGCGGTCGTCCGCGGGCTGCTGCAGCGCGCCGTGGCCCTGGACCCCGAACGCATCGGCGACGTGATCTTCGGCTGCGCGATGCCCGAGGGCGAGCAGGGCATGAACGTGGGCCGCAACATCGCGCTGTTGGCCGGGCTGCCCGACGTGGTGCCCGGCATGACGGTCAACCGCTTCTGCTCGTCGGGCCTCGAGACGATCAACCTGGGCGCCCTGAAGATCGCCTGCGGCCAGGCCGACCTGGTGATCGCCGGCGGCGTCGAGTCGATGTCGCTGATCCCGATGGGCGGCCTGCGCTACCTGCCCAACCCCGACCTGGTGGCGTCGGCGCCGCAGACCTACCTGAACATGGGCCTGACCGCCGAGCGGCTGGCCGAGCAGGACGGGATCACGCGCGAGGCCCAGGACGCGTTCGCCGTGTCCAGCCACCGCAAGGCGCTGGCGGCGGCGGCGGCCGGCCGCTTCCGCGACGAGATCGTGCCGGTCACCGCGCGCTCGACGCAGCCCGGCCCCGGCGGCAAGCCGATCGTGCGCGAGTCCGTGCTCGAAGTCGACGAGGGACCGCGCTCCGACACCACGCTGGAGGCCCTGGCGAAGCTGAAGCCGGCCTTCAAGGTGGGCGGCACGGTGACCGCCGGCAATTCCAGCCAGACGAGCGACGGCGCCGCGGCGGTCCTGCTGGCCACGCCCGAGATCTGCGAGGGCCTGGGCCTGATTCCTCTGGCAAGATTCGTGTCCTACGCCGTGGCCGGGGTGCCGCCCGAGATCATGGGCATCGGCCCGGTGGCCGCCGTGCCGAAGGCCCTGGCCCAGGCCGAGCTGTCGCTCACCGACATGGACGTGATCGAGCTGAACGAGGCCTTCGCGGCCCAGAGCCTCAGCGTGCTGAAGCGGCTGAAGCTGTCGGCGGACGACGAGCGGGTCAACCCCAACGGCGGCGCCATCGCCCTGGGCCACCCCCTGGGCTGCACCGGCGCCAAGCTGACCGCCACCGCGCTGCACGAGCTGCGCCGCCGCGGCGGCCGCTACGCCCTGGTCACGATGTGCATCGGCACGGGCATGGGCGCCGCGGGCATCTTCGAAGCGATCTAGCACCATCGCCACCGGGCAGGAGGAACCATGAGCCAGCAGACCTATCCCACCGGCGGCGAATTCCTGCTGCGGGCGGCCGCGCCCGCCGAGATCTTCACCCCCGAGGACTTCGACGAGAACCAGCGGATGATCGCGCAGGCGGCCCGCGACTTCATCCAGCAGAAGATCGAACCCCGGCGCGAGCAGATCGAGTACCCGGGCGACACGGCCCTGGGCGCGCCGCTGCTGAAGGAAGCCGGCGCGATGGGACTGCTGGCGGTCGACGTGCCGGAGCGCTTCGGCGGCATGGGCGCCGACAAGGCCACGGTCATGATCATCAGCGAGCTGATCTCGCGCAGCGGCAGCTTCGCGGTGCAGCACGGCGCCCAGGCGGGCATCGGCACGCTGCCGATCGTCTACTTCGGCACCGAGGCGCAGAAGGCGCAGTACCTGCCCCGG from bacterium includes the following:
- a CDS encoding acetyl-CoA C-acyltransferase, which translates into the protein MREVVVALALRTPTGKAGKGSFARTRPDDLGAAVVRGLLQRAVALDPERIGDVIFGCAMPEGEQGMNVGRNIALLAGLPDVVPGMTVNRFCSSGLETINLGALKIACGQADLVIAGGVESMSLIPMGGLRYLPNPDLVASAPQTYLNMGLTAERLAEQDGITREAQDAFAVSSHRKALAAAAAGRFRDEIVPVTARSTQPGPGGKPIVRESVLEVDEGPRSDTTLEALAKLKPAFKVGGTVTAGNSSQTSDGAAAVLLATPEICEGLGLIPLARFVSYAVAGVPPEIMGIGPVAAVPKALAQAELSLTDMDVIELNEAFAAQSLSVLKRLKLSADDERVNPNGGAIALGHPLGCTGAKLTATALHELRRRGGRYALVTMCIGTGMGAAGIFEAI